In the Flagellimonas sp. HMM57 genome, one interval contains:
- a CDS encoding NUDIX domain-containing protein produces the protein MDITQFLKNGASFFLPNISVDIVILGFKDGELKVLLQEFDGKWCLPGGYVFKEEAVCDAAVRVLEERTGIQQPFLRLFQVFGDSNRSFAEEFKGLMKRIGQEWQPDLWINQRFVTMAHYALVNIEEVKPTGGIFSMHHDWFLVDSLPTMLMDHAEIIAASKNQLRRDITLEHISFNLLPEEFTMPELQRIHEAILGKKLERSRFQKKMLSLNVLERLPKPKEDAPRRKPFLYKVKEESVENQTV, from the coding sequence ATGGATATCACTCAGTTTTTAAAAAATGGAGCTAGTTTTTTCTTGCCAAATATTTCTGTTGACATCGTGATTTTAGGCTTTAAAGATGGTGAGTTGAAGGTTCTGTTACAGGAGTTTGATGGTAAATGGTGCCTGCCCGGTGGTTATGTCTTTAAAGAAGAGGCTGTTTGTGATGCGGCAGTGCGTGTACTTGAAGAAAGAACGGGGATACAGCAACCTTTTTTACGGCTTTTTCAGGTTTTTGGGGATAGTAATCGAAGTTTTGCGGAAGAGTTTAAAGGGTTGATGAAGCGTATTGGCCAAGAGTGGCAACCCGACCTATGGATTAACCAACGTTTTGTGACAATGGCCCATTATGCATTGGTCAATATTGAGGAAGTGAAGCCAACAGGCGGAATTTTTTCAATGCACCATGATTGGTTTTTAGTGGATAGCTTACCCACCATGTTGATGGATCATGCCGAAATTATTGCTGCTTCAAAAAATCAATTGCGGCGCGATATTACTTTGGAGCACATTTCGTTTAATCTGCTTCCGGAAGAATTCACCATGCCCGAATTACAACGAATCCATGAAGCGATTTTGGGTAAAAAATTGGAGCGAAGTCGTTTTCAAAAGAAAATGTTATCCCTCAATGTTTTGGAGCGCCTACCCAAACCAAAAGAGGATGCACCCCGTCGAAA